One stretch of Dokdonia sp. Hel_I_53 DNA includes these proteins:
- the gldA gene encoding gliding motility-associated ABC transporter ATP-binding subunit GldA → MSITVKEISKSYGSQKALDSVSFSLRKGEIVGFLGPNGAGKSTLMKILTTYLAPSAGTATVNDFDTATNIQQVRNSIGYLPEHNPLYLEMYVREYLKFNAEIYRIAKERIQEVIELTGLTTEAHKKIGQLSKGYRQRVGLANALLHNPEVLILDEPTTGLDPNQLLEIRSLIKNVGKTKTVLMSTHIMQEVEAICDRVIIINKGHIVADKKMSELRDGQQQIVVVAFDYRVEEVALSRLANVTGVKNTHDFTYEITFSTKEDMRSTVFDFAHDNQLKILQLNQKNVSLESLFLELTER, encoded by the coding sequence ATGTCTATTACAGTAAAAGAGATTTCTAAGAGTTATGGGAGTCAAAAAGCACTTGACAGTGTTTCTTTTTCGCTCAGAAAGGGAGAGATCGTAGGTTTTTTAGGACCTAATGGCGCAGGAAAAAGCACCCTCATGAAAATCCTTACAACATACCTTGCCCCTAGTGCAGGTACAGCGACGGTAAATGATTTTGATACTGCAACAAACATACAGCAAGTCCGCAATTCTATAGGCTATTTACCTGAGCACAACCCTTTGTACCTTGAGATGTACGTGCGAGAATATTTAAAGTTTAATGCAGAGATATACCGTATTGCTAAGGAACGAATTCAAGAGGTTATTGAACTTACAGGACTTACGACAGAGGCGCACAAAAAAATAGGGCAACTTTCAAAAGGATACAGACAACGTGTAGGGCTGGCCAATGCACTATTGCACAATCCCGAAGTGTTAATTTTAGACGAACCTACCACTGGGTTAGACCCCAACCAATTGTTAGAGATAAGATCGCTTATTAAAAATGTAGGTAAAACAAAAACAGTATTAATGAGCACTCATATTATGCAAGAAGTAGAAGCTATTTGTGATCGTGTCATTATTATCAATAAAGGACATATCGTCGCAGACAAAAAAATGAGTGAATTACGCGATGGCCAGCAGCAAATCGTTGTTGTCGCATTTGACTATCGCGTGGAAGAAGTTGCACTTAGTAGACTAGCAAATGTCACTGGAGTTAAAAATACACATGATTTTACCTATGAAATTACCTTCTCAACAAAAGAGGATATGCGCAGTACGGTTTTTGACTTTGCCCACGACAATCAGCTTAAAATTTTACAATTAAATCAGAAAAATGTGAGTCTGGAAAGCCTATTTCTAGAGCTTACTGAAAGATAA